AAAGGGATGAAGTTGCACAAACAGGAAAATTTAGAGGCGAAATTACACCTTATAGTTTAACTTTTTCTCCATTACTAAGTGAAAAAATTATAGAGCAAAGTCGTATTGGTGATGTTTTAGAGTTTGTTTGTGAAGATAAGGTTGTTGGGGAAATTACTTTAAAAAGCAAATTTAAGACTTCAAAAAATGTTAAAGATATTTTTAGCCCAAATACTTGTTCTTTGGATGATTTAGGTAAATTTTGTATTGGGGGAGAATTTGAAATTTATAATTCTCATATTAAAAAAATCAAAGAAGATTTTATAAGAGTGAAAAATAATATCAATGCTCAAAAAATCACAGCCATTGTTTCAAGTTTTGATCCTTTACACAGAGCTCATGAAAGAATGTTTAGATGGACCATTGATAAGGCAGATTTGGTTGTGATATTTTTGATTGAATCTTATGGCGAAAATGGTTTAGAATTTAGCGTGAAACAAAAATATCTGCAAGATTTTATACAAAAATACTTGCCACCTGATCGCGTTTTTGTCTTTCCGCTAAAAAATATCGATATTTTTCATTCGCATTTAAATCCGGTTTTAGAAAGTGTTATTGCTAAAAGTCTAGGATGTACTAAACTTGTTGTGGGGCAAAATCATACTGGGCTTGGGATGTTTTATTATCACAATCAGCCTCAAACTATTTTAGATGATTTTTCTAAGGAATGTGGCATAGAAATTATTGTTTTGCCTGA
This genomic interval from Campylobacter sp. CCS1377 contains the following:
- a CDS encoding sulfate adenylyltransferase, which produces MALSRKNKQITIQKNEFEILSLIKEGMLGTCTHLMSEEERDEVAQTGKFRGEITPYSLTFSPLLSEKIIEQSRIGDVLEFVCEDKVVGEITLKSKFKTSKNVKDIFSPNTCSLDDLGKFCIGGEFEIYNSHIKKIKEDFIRVKNNINAQKITAIVSSFDPLHRAHERMFRWTIDKADLVVIFLIESYGENGLEFSVKQKYLQDFIQKYLPPDRVFVFPLKNIDIFHSHLNPVLESVIAKSLGCTKLVVGQNHTGLGMFYYHNQPQTILDDFSKECGIEIIVLPEFVFCEECKMIVSTKSCPHGLHHHMKYNSNSLRNLLRLGIIPPSVFMRREISTSILTHLFPNRFKNMQKLYNDLFVTSEIVERRKDEEFYEQLLKTYQMTYMV